The uncultured Methanoregula sp. genomic sequence GTTGTCTGGTTATAATCCATGGGTTCCTTTACACCGCCATCCTTGTACGAAGCATTGTAGTTGTTCCAGGGAACTACAAACGGCCCGCCCGGGTATGACTGGTTCACACCGGTGTTGTAAATATCGGCAAATGTATAGGGAAATCCCCCGGTGCAGGCCCATAAATGAGGCTTTATCATGTTGATGTTCCCGTTCATGTAATTGGAATTGAAAAACTGGATGGATATCGGGGTGGAGGTGCCGGTGGATTTATACAGGGTCTGGGCGAGCGTGCCCGTTCCTGCCCACACCCAGCAGTTCCCGCAGTCGCCCTGGTTCCAGTCGCTGAATGATGTCTTGGGAACCTCGTTCGTTAAGGACGACGGGGCAGCCGCTATCGATGACACGGGTTTATAAGGCGACACATTATCATAGGCCATGAACTCTGCTTCGATCTCCTCCTTTGTCTGGTTCATGCGGGTATCCGTGTCGTCAGCTGCAACCGGGTGCAGGATACAGATCAGGATTGCCAGGCAGAAGAGAACAACCGCCAGGAGTCTGGTTAGAGAATGGTGCTGCATAATCTCCCTCGATATTCAGAGAATAGCAGATCTATCCCTGCCATGTGGGATATCAGTTTCGATTTTACAGGAACTGTTCCGGGAGACAGCATCAGTTTTCTTAAAAACCGTCAGCATTTTTTGGTCTTTCCGTACTATTCCAGAAAAATGGAGAGTATCCGGCAATAACTGCCGGCCAGCACGGATCTTAACGTATCAGTCATACTTCCGGAACAGTGCCGGGTTTTGTCTCCGGATCCACCAGCGCCTGGCAAGCAGGATAATGCCGATCAAGACCCCGATACCTGCGACGATGGCAATTATCGTCACAACCGGGAGCGAAGGCCGGGTTTGCACGGGAGCGGGAACCGGAGTTGCCGTGGTAACAACCGTTGCCGGGGTATGACTCACCGCAGCCGGGGTGGGTGTCTCCCAGGAATAGGTAGCCCGGGTCGGGGCAGAGGCAGTTGCGGCAGTTTTTATGAAGACCGCAAAGAGGGTGAAATGGTTCGTTGTGGCGGTTACATGGCGGGTGGTACGGTCAACTGTTGTCGGGAGGGATACCCATGCTTTTGTCTGGGTATCGTAATACTGGATGGTAATATCCTCAGCCTTTCCTCCCGCCTGGAGAAGCGCTGCATCCCACTGGGCCCCGGTCATGCTGAAGGTGATCGTGACCGGCTGACTGAAGGTTGCCCCGGCCGGTGAGCACTCGACGCCAAAACCCCCTGCTGCAAAGACTGAACCTTCCGGAGGTGTGGTGCTGGCAGTGATACCGGCAACTGCTTCCTGCGATACCGGCGTCACCGTTACTTCGCTGATCGGGACCCCTGCTGCCGTGAGCGACTTTGTTGACTGGGGGATAGATACTGCTACATCGATCGGTGATGCAGTTGTTGTCTCGACCGTAAATGGGGCAAGGGTCTGGCCGAGGGAATTTGTCTTGAGGGATACGCTTGCCTGTCCGGGAAGTGCTGTCGCGGTTTTACCCTGCACCACCGCAGAGGGTTTCGAGGAGTCTCCCCCGTATGGCGGAGGCGTGGGAGTTGGCGGTGGCGGGACAGCGGTTATCGTAAAACCGTTCGACAGGGTGGCAAACCGGCCGTTCACGTTGGTCACCATAACGTTCCAGTTCCCGGCCGGGGCACCGTTGAGGTTGAATACCGATGTTATCTTCCCTGAGGAGGCCACGGAGATATCCGTTGCAGGGATACCATCGAGTGCCACGACCTCGAGAGCGTTCCGGCCTTCGGAGGTGACATATGCAAGGGAACGTGAGAGTGCAACGCTGCGGGGCTGCTTCAGGAGGGCCCCGCCTGTCCCGTCCGCAAGGCTGGAGACATATACGGGTGCAGCGGGGTTGGAGATATCGATGATGTCGAGAGTCCCTCCGCCGTAACTGGCAACATACGCATACTTCCCGTCTGAAGAGATTGTGAGATCGTACGGGCCGTTCAGGTACGAGCCATCGGCCGGCCTTACCAGGCTTCCCCGGTGAACCGGGGCCGAGCTGTTACTGATGTCGATGATCTCCAGTGCATTGCTTGTGTAACTGGCGATGAAGGCATTATACCCGGCAACCCTGACGCCACGCGGCCCATCCAGATATACACTCCCGCCATTTCCTATGTAGGATTCCCAGTACGGGTTGGTCAGGTTGGAGATATCGATGATCGTCAGGGTATTGCTATCCATGCTCGTAACATACGCATACGGATAATTCGGGACGATATCGACACTGAACGGGCTTTTCAGGGACAATCCCTGGACGCCATCCGATACATTGGCCTTGTGTACCGGCGCTGAGGGGTTGGATACATCCACGATCTCGAGAGCATTGCTTCCTGCACTGGCAACATAGGCATAATTCCCGACTACCTTGACGCTCATCGGGGCCTGGAGCTGCGCCCCGCCGGTTCCGTTCACGATATTGCCTTTATGGACCGGCGCTGAGGGGTTGGATATATCAACGATCTCGAGGGCATTGTCATTGTAACTGGCAACATAGGCATACTTACCGGATACATCGACAGCGATGGGGTTGGTTAAAAGGGCCCCGCCATCCCCGTTGCCGATCCGGCTCTCATGGACGGGAAGCATGGGATCTTTCAGGTTCACTATCTCAAGGGCGCTGTTGTTGTAACTGGCAATATAGGCATAGTTCCCGACAACCTTGACGCTCATCGGGGCCTCAAGGTTTGCGCCGCCTGTCCCGTTCGTCAGGCTTCCTGCATGCCTCGGGCTTGGGCTGCCTGATTTCAGCATCACCTCCGCCCCGTCGGAGAATTTCGATCCTGCGAGGCTGGTTATCGCCACGCTGCCCGTATTCTGCCCGGTCGATGGGGTGATGCTGCTGACCGTTGGATCGGTCTTCCAGGAAGTGTTGAAGACCCAGAACTCCTGCGTCTGCCAATTGGTATTATTGAATGTGGCATTGTAATCCATCCACATCTTGAGTTTATACTGGCCTTTTGTCCGGTTCGCACTGGTACCCCAGCTGTTCTGGACGATCCAGTAATGGTTCGCTGGATTGGCGTCGGTCTTGTTGTATCCTATCAGGATCATGGCGTGACCACTGCCTTCATTCGGGGATTCATTGTAGAACGTCTGGTTGAACTGGTCCATGTCCCAGATGTCATCGGGCTGCCAGTACCAGAAGGAATTGAAATCATCGAATCCTGTCGCATTCGGCCAGTTCATGGCATAGTAGATGACTTTGCCGTCCATCAGTGCCAGGGTGATATTCTCCACGGCAGCGGTCCGGTTCGATGGCGGGTTTGCCAGAACACGTTCTGCCTCCATCCGGTCCACCCCGATGTTCGGTGTAATGGTCATGAGGTTTTTCGGGAGAGAAGTTTCTGTTGTCTCATTCCCCTCTACATTGGCATCCTTGTATGAGGCATTGTAGTTGCTCCAGGGAACCACAAACGGCCCGCCCGCGTACGACTGGTTCAGACCGGTGCTGTAAATATTGGCAAACGTCGTGGCAAAACCCCCGGTGCAGGCCCATTTATGGGGCTTTGCCATGTACATGTTCCCGTTCATGTAATTGGAGTTAAAGAACTGGATGGATAACGGGGTGGCAGTCCCGGTGGATTTATACAGGGCCTGGGAGATCGCACCGGTGCATGCCCAGACCCAGCAGTTCCCGCACCTGCCCTGGTTCCAGTCACCATACGACGTCTTGG encodes the following:
- a CDS encoding C1 family peptidase, whose translation is MQHHSLTRTLIIVTFCMAILICILHPAAAVTDEGHMDLSYEELAEEDLVYENASVYDAVSQIGDAPLSLTNEFPKTSYGDWNQGRCGNCWVWACTGAISQALYKSTGTATPLSIQFFNSNYMNGNMYMAKPHKWACTGGFATTFANIYSTGLNQSYAGGPFVVPWSNYNASYKDANVEGNETTETSLPKNLMTITPNIGVDRMEAERVLANPPSNRTAAVENITLALMDGKVIYYAMNWPNATGFDDFNSFWYWQPDDIWDMDQFNQTFYNESPNEGSGHAMILIGYNKTDANPANHYWIVQNSWGTSANRTKGQYKLKMWMDYNATFNNTNWQTQEFWVFNTSWKTDPTVSSITPSTGQNTGSVAITSLAGSKFSDGAEVMLKSGSPSPRHAGSLTNGTGGANLEAPMSVKVVGNYAYIASYNNSALEIVNLKDPMLPVHESRIGNGDGGALLTNPIAVDVSGKYAYVASYNDNALEIVDISNPSAPVHKGNIVNGTGGAQLQAPMSVKVVGNYAYVASAGSNALEIVDVSNPSAPVHKANVSDGVQGLSLKSPFSVDIVPNYPYAYVTSMDSNTLTIIDISNLTNPYWESYIGNGGSVYLDGPRGVRVAGYNAFIASYTSNALEIIDISNSSAPVHRGSLVRPADGSYLNGPYDLTISSDGKYAYVASYGGGTLDIIDISNPAAPVYVSSLADGTGGALLKQPRSVALSRSLAYVTSEGRNALEVVALDGIPATDISVASSGKITSVFNLNGAPAGNWNVMVTNVNGRFATLSNGFTITAVPPPPTPTPPPYGGDSSKPSAVVQGKTATALPGQASVSLKTNSLGQTLAPFTVETTTASPIDVAVSIPQSTKSLTAAGVPISEVTVTPVSQEAVAGITASTTPPEGSVFAAGGFGVECSPAGATFSQPVTITFSMTGAQWDAALLQAGGKAEDITIQYYDTQTKAWVSLPTTVDRTTRHVTATTNHFTLFAVFIKTAATASAPTRATYSWETPTPAAVSHTPATVVTTATPVPAPVQTRPSLPVVTIIAIVAGIGVLIGIILLARRWWIRRQNPALFRKYD